The genomic stretch GGCCCACGGCCTTCAAGAGCGCGCTCTCCAAGGGCAACCTCCACGCCACCCAGTTTCACCCCGAAAAGAGCCAGCGGGTGGGCCTCAAGATCCTCGAGAACTTCCGCGACCTCGCCCGGGCGGCGGTCGCGGCTAGAGCACCCTGAGCCGGTGCCAGCCCCCGGCGGCCCTCTCGAAACCGAGCCCCCGCAGGGCCGCCTCCGGCACGAGCGAACCTTCGGCGGGGACGAAGTCGACCTCAGCGCAGCCCATCGCCTGACAGGCGCCGACGGCCTGCTCGAGCAGCGCCGCCGTCACGCTGGCCTCTGAGCCGGCGTGTGAGCCGGCGCGCACCACCACTCGGTCGATGTGACCGCTCGGCGCCTCGTCGAGAAGGCCCCAGCGCGTCCACAAGGAGACGAAGCCGAGCAGGCCGGTTTTGCTCTCGGCGACGAGCAGGGCCGCGCCGGGCGCCGAGAGCAGGCGCAGCAGGTTGGTGTTCAGGGCGGCCTCGAGCTCGCCGGACAGCTCCGGGCGGCCCAACAGCTCGGCCAGGAGGCCGGCGAGCGCCCGGTGGTCGGCGGGGCGGGCGGCGCGCACGGCAAAGGTCATGCCCGTATCATAGCGAGCGGAGACGCCTGACTGTTTGATTGTTCCTCGTTCCAACGGAATCTGTTGCGCCAGGTCAACTGGTCTTCCCTGCGGCACCCTCCGGCATAAGCCGAAGCTCGGGATAGGCGGTGCGGTAACGGTTCGCGTCCAAGGTCAGCAGGTGGTCGGCCATCACGAGAGCGTGCGCCCCACCACAAAGTCCACCAGCAGCCGCTTGGGGTGCCCGGCCCTATCCTCGCGCCGCCGCTTGGCGTAGGCGCTGAACGCCTCACCAGCTCGAGCCCACACCTGTCGGGGAAGGTTCACTTCGACGTTGATCCGGGTGTCCTCCAAAAAGGCATCGACGAAGTCTCCTGTAGCCCCTGGGTAAGCGAGCAGCTCGGCGTAGACCGACGCGCAGACGACCAGCCCGCCCTGCTGCCGCGCTGCGAAGAGCAGGTCTGTCAGCAGGTGGTGGGTCATCCGTCTTCAGCTCTTCCTCGGCCCTTTCGCCCGCTCGTTTTGGACGCTCCCCTCGCTTCTCATAAAATGTTCACTTCGAATTGCTGAGCCGTCGCCAGGCGACTTGCGGTGACCGCCCATTATTGTGTAGAATAAAACGTTGATACGAAGGAACATTAGTCGAGGAGGAACCCCTTTCAATGGACGATAAACGAAACCAGGCTGCGGATATCCCTGTCCCAGCCGCCGACCAGGCCGATCAGGACGAGCGCCACGAGGCCCAAGCCGCGGTTGCCGAACAGGGAGCAGGCAACGTGGCGGACGAAACCCAAAACGACGCGCGTCCCGGCGACGAGCAGAGCGAGACGCCCCCTTTGGATTCTTTGGAGGCGCAACTCGACGCGAAAACCGAAGACGCTTTCGAGTCCGAAGGTGCTTTCGAGAGTGAGCAAGCGCTCGAGTTCGACCGTGAACCCGAACTCGAGGTTGACCTTGAACCCGAAAGCTTTCCCGAAGATGTCGGAGCGAGCACCGAAGCGACCGGCATGACCGCCGAGTCCGAAGCCGTCGCGCAGCCCGACCAAGAAGAGACGGCGTACGCTGGCGATGAGACGGCGCAAGAGCAGGCGCAGAGCGCCGTCGACGGGGGTCCCGCCGACCAGGCCGACCAGGGCAGCATGATGGAAGCCATAGAGCGTGAGATGACCATGGAAGACGTCATCGCCGCCAGCGACGATCAGCTCGCCCGCAAGCCGATCCACCGCGGCATGGTCACCACCGGCACCGTCATCATGCTCTCGCAAGACGGCGTCATCGTCGATGTCGGCGCCAAGATCGAAGGGCTGATCCCCTACAACCAGCTCTACGAGTTCGAGGTCAAGGCCGATGAAGCCGCCAAGTACGTCAAGTCCGGCGACCAGATCCAGGTCTACGTGGTGCGCGCCGACATTCCCAACAACACCATCATCTTGTCCAAAAAGCGCGCCGACCAGGAAAAAGCCTGGAACCTATTGCAGGACATCTTCGAGAAGGGCTTGCCCGTCGAGGTCGAGATCGTCGAGAAGGTCCGCGGCGGTCTGGTCGCCAACTTGGGCGTCCGCGCCTTTTTGCCGGCCAGCCAGATCGACGTGCGCCGCATCAACGACCTCTCCCCCTACGTGGACAAGCGCCTCAAGGTCCGCATCATCGAGCTGAACCGCAAGCGCAACCGCGTCATCATCTCGCGTCGCTCCATCATCGAAGAGGAGATGGTCGGCGTCAAGGAGGAGACCCTCAGGCGGCTCGAGCCCGGCGTCAAGCTCGAGGGCGAGGTCGTCGAGATCACCGACTTCGGCGTCTTCGTGAACCTGGGCGGCGTCGACGGCCTGGTGCACCGCAGCGAGATCGGCTACGGCCGCTTCAACCACCCCAAGGAAGTCCTCAAGGTGGGCGACAAGGTCCATGTCGAGGTCTTGGACATGGACTTGGAGCGCGAGCGCATCAACCTGAGCATGAAAAAGCTCATCGCCGACCCCTGGGAAAACGTCCTGACCACCTACAGCGTCGGTCAGAAGGTTGGCGGCTCGGTCACCAACTTGACCCCCTTCGGCGCCTTTGTCGAGATCGAGCCGGGGCTCGAGGGCCTCATCCACGTCTCCGAGATGAGCTGGACGAAGCGCGTCCGCCACCCCAAAGAGGTGCTCACCGAGGGCGACCTGGTCGAGGCGATGATCCTCAAGGTGGACATGGCCCAAAAGCGCATCTCGCTCGGCCTGCGCCAGACCCAACCCGATCCCTGGAGCAGCCTCCCCGACCGCTACCCCCCCGGCACCGAGGTCACCGGGCCGATCACCGGCATCACCGAGTTTGGCGTCTTCATGGAGATCGAAGAGGGCATCGAGGGCCTGATCCACATCTCCGAGCTCGCCCACGAGCGCATCGACGACGTCGCCGAACAGTTCAAGCGCGGCGACGAGGTGACGGCGGTCATCTTGAACATCGACCCCATCGAGCAGCGCGCCAGCCTCTCGCGCAAGCGCCTCATGCCCTACACCGCCGCCGAGGGTGAGGGCGGTGGCGATTACGCCTATGCGGGCGGCGGTCAGCGCCAGAGCCCGGGTGGCCGCAAGGGCCGCCGTGGCGGTCGCCGCTCGAGCGAGATCGACTACGACTACTCCTACGCCGCCACCGACGCCGGAGGCAAGACGACGACCAAGTTGGGCGACGTCTACGCCGACCTCTTCGCCCAGTTCGGCCTCGCCGACAAGAAGGAACCCGCCAAGCCCGAAGCCAGCCCCGAGTCAGCGGCGGAAGCAGGCGAGACCCCGGCTCAGGCCGAAGCGCCCGCGACCGACGCCGCTACGGACACAGCCGCGGCGCAGCCCGTAGCGGAAGCTCCTGAAACCGTGGCGCCCGCAGCCGAAACCCCTGAAGCCGCGGCCGAAGTTGAGCCGCAGCCTGAAGAAGCGTCCAGGCCGGTGGTGGAAGCGCGCCCCGAGGAAGACCAAGACCCCGAGAACGCCATCGACGCCGCCGAGGCCGCCGCTCTCCTGACCGCCGCCTTCCGCCAGGGCAGAAGGCCGGTCGCCGAGCAGACCGAGAGGGAAGAGACGGCCGACGAGGAAGAGAAGCTCGAGGAGAGCAAGGTCTAGACCCTACTCACCGTAGAGAAAGCCCCGCTGTTCAGCGGGGCTTTTCTTTGGATGACAGCTTAGGCCGACATTCCGCACGTCCCACCCAAAAGTCTGATCTCTGCAATCCTATGAGAGCCCAAACGCCGGGTCAATTCAGTTCTGATCCCTGGAACGGCACCGCAAGGCTTAAGTTCAACAAGATGCGA from Deinococcota bacterium encodes the following:
- a CDS encoding 30S ribosomal protein S1, which codes for MTAESEAVAQPDQEETAYAGDETAQEQAQSAVDGGPADQADQGSMMEAIEREMTMEDVIAASDDQLARKPIHRGMVTTGTVIMLSQDGVIVDVGAKIEGLIPYNQLYEFEVKADEAAKYVKSGDQIQVYVVRADIPNNTIILSKKRADQEKAWNLLQDIFEKGLPVEVEIVEKVRGGLVANLGVRAFLPASQIDVRRINDLSPYVDKRLKVRIIELNRKRNRVIISRRSIIEEEMVGVKEETLRRLEPGVKLEGEVVEITDFGVFVNLGGVDGLVHRSEIGYGRFNHPKEVLKVGDKVHVEVLDMDLERERINLSMKKLIADPWENVLTTYSVGQKVGGSVTNLTPFGAFVEIEPGLEGLIHVSEMSWTKRVRHPKEVLTEGDLVEAMILKVDMAQKRISLGLRQTQPDPWSSLPDRYPPGTEVTGPITGITEFGVFMEIEEGIEGLIHISELAHERIDDVAEQFKRGDEVTAVILNIDPIEQRASLSRKRLMPYTAAEGEGGGDYAYAGGGQRQSPGGRKGRRGGRRSSEIDYDYSYAATDAGGKTTTKLGDVYADLFAQFGLADKKEPAKPEASPESAAEAGETPAQAEAPATDAATDTAAAQPVAEAPETVAPAAETPEAAAEVEPQPEEASRPVVEARPEEDQDPENAIDAAEAAALLTAAFRQGRRPVAEQTEREETADEEEKLEESKV